The Brassica oleracea var. oleracea cultivar TO1000 chromosome C6, BOL, whole genome shotgun sequence genome includes a region encoding these proteins:
- the LOC106298010 gene encoding uncharacterized protein LOC106298010: MDLIQHSPTVIVCARPRYKNKEEFRSARFKDSPIVLFGFPGLENDKESPPSDNTHPLVWCHNEENKDKDFPCNFCERQLDSTTGYYLCEDFDKRISKNNTIGFHKECIKPMTNNPYHPKHPLQVLAFATVVSNKVCYCCYTYKTHFHYCFVCNFSICRDCARKPLLLTIDHKKRHEHTLYYIPREASMTCDVCALDDRRYFIYVCHQCDYVVHKKCIYSPYVIKISRHEHRLSFTSSFLSGEWFCGICRKKINQNYGGYSCVKGCYYVAHSQCAIHKDVWDGKELEGEPEEIFESIMPFEEISDGIIKHFSHKHHMRLFKEVEKTNKINKHCQACAFRIYEGDIYNCLECDFVLHKVCAYLPVKKQHVLHPHPLFLQEENLQTTFGCSACFRVCNNFSSSTSMMNILSYFHMKKTRMVNIGVMSVKKKYFPRMEYIRAMIVTSNSILNAYTGPTCICYLVNRLYLMKENTTFFAMICQHDTHANDVINVAKTRPSTRDPT, encoded by the exons ATGGACTTAATTCAGCATTCTCCAACTGTTATCGTTTGTGCTCGTCCACGATACAAAAACAAAGAAGAGTTTCGTTCAGCACGATTCAAAGATTCACCAATTGTATTGTTCGGTTTTCCCGGTCTAGAAAATGACAAGGAGTCCCCGCCTTCAGATAATACCCATCCGCTTGTATGGTGCCACAACGAAGAAAACAAAGATAAAGATTTTCCATGCAACTTTTGCGAGCGTCAGTTAGATAGCACCACAGGCTATTATTTATGCGAAGATTTTGATAAGAGGATTTCTAAAAACAACACTATTGGTTTTCATAAAGAGTGTATCAAACCGATGACCAACAATCCTTATCATCCTAAGCATCCGCTCCAAGTTCTCGCATTTGCGACAGTGGTATCAAACAAAGTATGCTATTGTTGTTACACTTATAAAACTCACTTTCACTATTGTTTTGTATGTAATTTTAGCATTTGTCGTGATTGTGCGAGAAAACCGCTACTCCTTACAATAGACCACAAGAAAAGGCATGAACATACACTCTACTACATTCCTCGAGAAGCCTCCATGACTTGCGATGTTTGTGCTTTGGATGATCGAAGGTACTTTATTTATGTATGTCATCAATGTGATTATGTAGTCCATAAAAAGTGTATCTATTCACCATACGTCATAAAAATTTCTCGTCATGAACATCGCCTCTCTTTCACTTCTTCGTTTCTTTCTGGAGAATGGTTTTGCGGAATTTGTCGGAAAAAAATAAACCAAAATTATGGAGGATATTCTTGCGTGAAAGGTTGTTATTATGTTGCTCATTCCCAGTGTGCTATACATAAAGATGTATGGGATGGAAAAGAACTTGAAGGAGAACCAGAAGAAATATTTGAAAGTATTATGCCGTTTGAAGAGATAAGTGATGGAATTATAAAACATTTCAGTCATAAACATCATATGAGACTCTTCAAAGAAGTTGAGAAAACAAATAAGATCAACAAACACTGTCAAGCATGCGCATTTCGGATTTATGAAGGTGACATTTATAATTGCTTGGAATGTGATTTTGTTCTCCACAAAGTATGTGCATATCTTCCAGTTAAAAAACAACATGTGTTGCATCCTCACCCTCTCTTCTTACAAGAGGAAAATCTACAAACTACGTTTGGGTGTTCAGCTTGCTTTCGTGTATGCAACAATTTCAG TTCAAGTACAAGCATGATGAACATCCTCTCATATTTTCATATGAAAAAGACTCGAATGGTCAACATTGGTGTGATGTCTGTGAAAAAGAAATACTTCCCAAGAATGGAATATATACGTGCAATGATTGTGACATCCAACTCCATTTTGAATGCTTACACGGGACCAACATGTATTTGTTACCTTGTAAATCGGTTATACTTAATGAAGGAAAATACGACATTCTTTGCAATGATCTGCCAACACGATACACATGCAAACGATGTCATAAACGTTGCGAAGACAAGACCGTCTACAAGAGATCCGACGTAA
- the LOC106298560 gene encoding eukaryotic translation initiation factor 3 subunit J, with translation MDDWEDEQLAPLPAKAELKSNWDDEDVDENDIKDSWEDDDDDDEPAPVKPATETAPPKKAAAKAVEKKGKAADVPKEAPKEEPLDPISEKLRMQRLFEEADYKATAELFGTKGEEKNLDVFIPKSESDFLEYAEMISHKLKPYEKSYHYIALLKAVMRLSLTNMKAADVKDVASSVTAIANEKLKAEKEAAAGRKKTGGKKKQLIVDKANDDLVAGPYDAMDDFDFM, from the exons ATGGATGATTGGG AGGATGAGCAACTTGCACCACTTCCAGCAAAAGCTGAGCTTAAAAGCAACTGGGATGACGAGGATGTAGATGAGAATGATATTAAGGACTCTTGGGAGGACGATGATGATGATGACGAACCTGCTCCTGTAAAGCCTGCTACGGAGACGGCTCCTCCTAAGAAAGCAGCAGCCAAAGCTGTTGAAAAGAAGGGTAAAGCAGCTGATGTTCCAAAAGAAGCACCAAAGGAAGAGCCTTTAGATCCCATCTCTGAGAAACTTCGCATGCAGAG GCTTTTTGAAGAAGCTGACTACAAGGCAACTGCTGAGCTCTTTGGAACTAAGGGTGAGGAGAAAAACCTTGATGTGTTCATCCCCAAGTCTGAAAGCGATTTTTTGGAATATGCTGAAATGATTTCTCATAAGCTTAAACCATATGAG AAAAGTTATCATTATATTGCGCTACTCAAAGCAGTCATGAGACTTTCCTTGACCAACATGAAGGCAGCAGATGTTAAAGATGTTGCTTCCTCGGTTACAGCTATAGCAAATGAAAAACTTAAGGCGGAGAAAGAAGCTGCTGCTGGCAGAAAGAAGACTG GTGGGAAAAAGAAACAACTGATTGTAGATAAGGCCAATGACGATCTCGTGGCTGGTCCTTATGATGCCATGGACGATTTCGACTTCATGTAG